One window of the Rhipicephalus microplus isolate Deutch F79 chromosome 2, USDA_Rmic, whole genome shotgun sequence genome contains the following:
- the LOC119169087 gene encoding succinate dehydrogenase assembly factor 2-A, mitochondrial isoform X2, giving the protein MCTHSEGCIRRANEDTETQRARLLYQSRKRGMLENDLILSTFAAKHLASFTAEQLQQYDRLINLPSNDWDIYYWATGAKTTPQEFENEVMSLLRQHVRNDEREQRFKQPDIS; this is encoded by the exons ATGTGCACCCACTCGGAAGGCTGCATCCGGAGGGCAAACGAAGACACCGAAACTCAACGAGCACGACTGCTCTACCAGAGTCGCAAGCGTGGCATGCTCGAGAATGACCTGATCCTCAG CACATTTGCAGCCAAGCACCTGGCTTCGTTCACTGCAGAGCAGCTTCAGCAGTATGACAGGCTCATAAATCTGCCATCAAATGACTGGGACATCTACTACTGGGCAACAG gaGCCAAGACTACTCCACAAGAGTTTGAGAACGAGGTCATGTCACTGCTGCGACAGCACGTACGCAATGACGAGCGTGAGCAGCGGTTCAAGCAGCCTGACATCTCCTAG
- the LOC119169087 gene encoding succinate dehydrogenase assembly factor 2-A, mitochondrial isoform X1 → MLLRTVYVRLSPSTIRLWRPMCTHSEGCIRRANEDTETQRARLLYQSRKRGMLENDLILSTFAAKHLASFTAEQLQQYDRLINLPSNDWDIYYWATGAKTTPQEFENEVMSLLRQHVRNDEREQRFKQPDIS, encoded by the exons ATGTTACTGCGCACTGTTTACGTTCGCTTGAGTCCATCGACAATC CGGCTATGGCGACCGATGTGCACCCACTCGGAAGGCTGCATCCGGAGGGCAAACGAAGACACCGAAACTCAACGAGCACGACTGCTCTACCAGAGTCGCAAGCGTGGCATGCTCGAGAATGACCTGATCCTCAG CACATTTGCAGCCAAGCACCTGGCTTCGTTCACTGCAGAGCAGCTTCAGCAGTATGACAGGCTCATAAATCTGCCATCAAATGACTGGGACATCTACTACTGGGCAACAG gaGCCAAGACTACTCCACAAGAGTTTGAGAACGAGGTCATGTCACTGCTGCGACAGCACGTACGCAATGACGAGCGTGAGCAGCGGTTCAAGCAGCCTGACATCTCCTAG